From Spirosoma aerolatum, one genomic window encodes:
- the nuoK gene encoding NADH-quinone oxidoreductase subunit NuoK, which translates to MQPVDSHLFLIVGAALFSIGLAVVLLKRHAIVVLMGIELMLNAVNINLVAFSQYDPDRLQGQMLALFVMVIAAAESAVALAIVLQVYRHFRTAQLDELNELKQ; encoded by the coding sequence ATGCAGCCCGTTGATAGCCATTTGTTTCTGATTGTCGGTGCCGCCTTGTTCAGCATAGGGCTCGCAGTTGTGCTGCTTAAGCGTCATGCTATTGTGGTACTGATGGGTATAGAATTGATGTTGAATGCCGTCAATATCAATCTGGTAGCCTTTAGCCAATATGATCCCGATCGATTACAGGGACAGATGCTGGCTTTATTTGTGATGGTTATCGCTGCGGCCGAATCGGCCGTTGCCCTGGCTATTGTGTTGCAGGTCTATCGCCATTTCCGAACGGCGCAACTGGATGAGCTTAACGAACTGAAACAGTAA
- a CDS encoding 2OG-Fe(II) oxygenase, protein MNTVFESVIDGIVSEGYGIADNFLTPEEVTTLASRLREHRGAGQFRAAGIGNQQKIVQHTIRGDEILWLDEASATPEETAFLHRINEFVAYVNQTCYLGLREYEFHYAVYPPGAFYKRHLDRFRSDSRRKLSVICYLNSDWLETDGGQLAIYLPEAEGQSEHQITVNPLGGRLVCFESGRLEHEVLPATRERLSITGWLKTG, encoded by the coding sequence ATGAATACAGTTTTTGAATCAGTTATCGATGGTATCGTATCCGAAGGGTATGGTATTGCCGATAATTTTCTAACACCCGAAGAAGTTACAACCCTGGCCAGCCGATTGCGTGAGCACAGGGGAGCGGGCCAGTTTCGGGCTGCTGGTATTGGTAATCAGCAGAAAATTGTTCAACATACGATCCGGGGCGACGAAATACTTTGGCTGGATGAAGCGTCGGCTACGCCTGAGGAAACTGCCTTTTTACATCGAATCAACGAGTTTGTAGCGTATGTAAACCAGACTTGTTATTTAGGCTTGCGAGAGTACGAGTTCCATTATGCCGTATATCCACCAGGCGCGTTCTATAAACGGCATCTGGATCGGTTTCGCAGTGATTCGCGTCGGAAATTATCCGTCATTTGCTACCTCAATTCCGATTGGCTGGAAACCGATGGTGGTCAACTGGCAATCTATCTGCCGGAAGCCGAGGGTCAATCCGAGCACCAGATTACGGTTAATCCGTTGGGCGGACGACTGGTATGCTTTGAAAGTGGACGGTTAGAGCATGAAGTGCTTCCGGCTACCCGCGAACGGCTGAGTATAACGGGCTGGTTGAAAACGGGCTAA
- a CDS encoding 4Fe-4S dicluster domain-containing protein, with translation MSYFHDIQTGIRTTLKGLSLTLKHLRRATKRRTPEGIASDNYFDLQNGLVTLQYPHEQLPIPDNGRYRLRNEIEDCIVCDKCAKVCPVDCITIDAIKATEEVGRASDGSPIRLYAAKFDIDMAKCCYCGLCTVVCPTECLTMDKKFDYSEFELGKLTYNFSNLTPEQADEKRSLYEQFLREKEEAKAAQKTAKPTIAPASESTAAPTTPKRPVFRPTAKPAAPATDKPANSEGSSIEHPLTDAKPEEMQQIAQGGLEAAKRPVFKPTQKPIKSVVEDVGEDKPAGEKSVEDKPVVVKPAFRPTMKPGKAEPTKSLEPDAIGPAKSEVVTPKPGAKSPSFRPTMKPTVAKAVEPEKPASETNESERVEPVKPKPAGFRPTMKPANPAKTAPDPKPAAQPTEAAKPKPGFRPTMKPKPTPEGETSGRIELNAKPEAAEEYQPSEPTETSQEAPKPKPAFRPTMKPKPKSDEGESTN, from the coding sequence ATGTCTTACTTCCACGATATACAGACCGGGATTCGGACTACGTTGAAAGGCTTGAGTCTTACGCTGAAGCACCTTCGACGAGCGACGAAACGCCGGACGCCTGAAGGAATTGCCAGCGATAATTATTTCGACCTTCAAAATGGGCTGGTTACACTTCAATATCCACACGAGCAGTTACCCATTCCCGATAATGGACGGTATCGACTTCGGAATGAGATCGAGGATTGCATCGTCTGCGATAAATGTGCGAAAGTCTGTCCCGTCGACTGTATTACGATCGATGCTATCAAGGCTACGGAAGAAGTAGGGCGGGCGTCGGATGGCTCCCCCATTCGATTGTATGCTGCTAAATTCGACATCGATATGGCTAAGTGCTGCTATTGCGGCCTTTGCACGGTGGTTTGCCCAACCGAATGCCTGACGATGGACAAAAAGTTCGATTACAGTGAGTTCGAATTGGGCAAGCTTACCTATAACTTCTCGAACTTAACGCCTGAACAGGCCGATGAGAAACGCTCTTTGTACGAGCAGTTCTTACGTGAAAAAGAGGAAGCGAAAGCAGCACAGAAAACGGCAAAACCAACCATTGCTCCTGCATCAGAATCAACGGCTGCGCCTACTACTCCTAAGCGCCCTGTTTTCCGGCCGACAGCCAAACCGGCTGCACCTGCCACTGATAAACCAGCTAACTCAGAAGGGTCATCAATTGAACACCCATTGACAGACGCTAAACCGGAGGAAATGCAACAGATTGCCCAGGGAGGGCTGGAAGCGGCCAAACGTCCGGTGTTCAAACCTACGCAAAAGCCAATAAAGTCAGTTGTAGAGGATGTTGGTGAAGATAAACCGGCTGGCGAGAAATCGGTTGAAGATAAGCCGGTTGTTGTCAAACCGGCGTTCCGGCCAACCATGAAGCCGGGAAAAGCTGAACCAACAAAATCGCTTGAGCCTGATGCCATCGGGCCAGCAAAGTCTGAAGTGGTGACTCCGAAACCAGGTGCAAAGTCTCCCAGTTTCCGACCAACTATGAAACCAACGGTTGCTAAGGCGGTTGAACCAGAGAAACCTGCGTCGGAAACTAATGAGTCGGAGCGTGTGGAGCCTGTTAAACCGAAGCCTGCTGGTTTTCGCCCAACCATGAAGCCCGCCAATCCGGCTAAAACAGCGCCCGATCCAAAACCCGCAGCACAACCTACCGAAGCAGCAAAACCGAAACCTGGATTTCGGCCAACGATGAAGCCAAAACCAACACCGGAAGGAGAAACTAGCGGACGGATAGAGTTGAATGCGAAACCAGAGGCCGCTGAGGAGTATCAACCATCGGAGCCAACAGAAACAAGTCAGGAGGCCCCTAAGCCCAAACCCGCTTTCCGACCGACCATGAAGCCTAAACCCAAATCGGACGAAGGCGAATCGACTAATTAA
- a CDS encoding NADH-quinone oxidoreductase subunit J family protein → MIQVAFYTFAALSLSGGLAVLFTRNVIYAAFFLLLTLLGVAGLFVLASADFLAIAQLMIYVGGVLVLVIFGVMLTNKTDPAADASNQQPNRIASLNRSTGWVISALVAGSLFVALFTLLAKANFALLNQPAGWQSTVNTIGRQLMTEYVLPFEIVGILLLAALVGATYLASPLAKSFRNAAR, encoded by the coding sequence GTGATTCAGGTTGCTTTTTATACGTTTGCTGCGCTTAGTCTCTCGGGAGGGCTGGCGGTGCTGTTTACCCGTAATGTAATTTATGCAGCGTTTTTTTTGCTCCTGACTCTGTTGGGCGTAGCAGGCTTGTTTGTACTGGCAAGTGCCGACTTTCTGGCGATAGCACAGCTTATGATTTATGTTGGGGGGGTATTGGTACTGGTTATTTTTGGAGTAATGCTCACGAATAAAACCGATCCTGCTGCAGACGCGAGTAACCAGCAGCCCAATCGAATTGCTTCCCTGAATCGTTCTACAGGTTGGGTGATTAGTGCCTTAGTGGCCGGAAGTTTATTTGTCGCTCTATTTACGTTGCTGGCAAAGGCAAATTTTGCCTTATTAAATCAGCCGGCTGGGTGGCAGAGCACCGTAAATACCATCGGTCGACAACTCATGACCGAATATGTATTACCGTTTGAAATCGTCGGGATACTGTTGTTAGCCGCTCTGGTAGGAGCAACCTACCTGGCATCGCCATTAGCTAAATCATTTCGAAATGCAGCCCGTTGA